The Aureispira anguillae genome contains a region encoding:
- a CDS encoding glycosyltransferase family 4 protein encodes MKVLFVSRPTIFSIPGGDTIQMQFTAKYLRQLGVEVDILSDSLTPQYEEYDLVHYFNITRPAVILDSIRASSKPYILSPIFVDYGFYRHLNQKKLFCFLTRMFGSDGIEYLKTIAKHLFKDEKIPYIPYLWLGQKKSIQKILKNAACLLPNSLSENARLQASYQVERPFTVIPNGVDLNKFKTTAKPIRQKKQLICVARIEPMKNQLNLIKAIQGSDYQLKIIGDSAPNHNNYYQECKKTAGENVEFIARIPQEELVAHYLTAEVHILPSWFETTGLVSLEAAYLGCKVVISPKGDTKDYFKDYAYYCQPDSPESIRAAIDQAVEAAYSPLLRNLIIKEYNWQNAAKLTYTAYSNILNTKG; translated from the coding sequence ATGAAGGTATTATTTGTAAGTAGACCCACTATTTTTTCTATTCCAGGTGGAGATACCATTCAAATGCAATTTACAGCTAAATATCTACGTCAACTAGGCGTAGAAGTGGACATTTTATCGGATTCTTTAACGCCTCAGTACGAAGAGTATGATTTGGTTCATTATTTTAATATAACACGCCCTGCTGTTATATTAGATAGCATTAGAGCCAGTTCAAAACCCTATATTTTATCTCCTATTTTTGTAGATTATGGCTTCTATCGGCATTTGAACCAAAAGAAACTTTTCTGTTTTTTGACTAGAATGTTTGGTTCAGATGGGATTGAATATTTAAAAACAATTGCCAAACATCTTTTTAAAGATGAAAAAATTCCATATATCCCTTATCTTTGGTTAGGTCAAAAAAAAAGCATCCAAAAAATATTAAAAAATGCAGCTTGTCTTTTGCCCAATTCATTAAGTGAAAATGCTAGATTACAGGCTAGTTACCAAGTAGAACGTCCCTTTACGGTTATTCCCAATGGGGTCGATCTCAATAAATTTAAGACAACAGCTAAGCCCATTCGACAAAAAAAACAATTAATTTGTGTAGCGAGAATTGAGCCAATGAAAAACCAATTGAATTTAATTAAAGCAATTCAAGGATCAGATTACCAGCTTAAAATCATTGGAGACTCTGCGCCTAATCACAACAATTACTATCAAGAATGCAAAAAAACAGCAGGTGAAAATGTAGAATTCATTGCTAGAATTCCTCAAGAAGAATTGGTTGCTCATTATTTAACAGCAGAGGTACATATTCTTCCTAGTTGGTTTGAAACAACAGGCTTAGTTTCTTTAGAAGCAGCTTATTTGGGGTGCAAAGTCGTTATTAGCCCAAAAGGTGATACCAAAGATTATTTTAAAGACTATGCTTATTATTGCCAACCCGATTCCCCCGAATCAATTAGAGCGGCAATCGATCAAGCTGTAGAAGCTGCCTATAGCCCCCTTTTAAGAAATTTAATTATAAAAGAGTATAATTGGCAAAATGCGGCAAAGCTAACTT
- a CDS encoding O-antigen ligase family protein — protein MIFFFNKVLLPFGLQYSILLTPFFIYYLHQKDGLNKLRLPFILLGIYSLIHLCIGVVIKDFMISTTIMVSLIIYVATFFQYYKSSIYVDAIIKKLTQLNFGFTLLALLSLISNQFVGIFWYLVPFTAGYQVIPRLKLFELEASHYSLMLLPLFFYYFWLVLKKLDRTNVLLFLSLALSLTLSFSLGVIAVVVLSISLVLLIHALRFIRFKATRNKLGGLILIAGLGLFLLFILFPDNPLLFRIHNILSGADTSGRGRTYEAFEIGWQVLQVNNPYFGIGLGQFKIIGREILIYYYQFSGTPQVARLPNCMAETLVVYGGIGFALKLLFQCFLFLKFKVYNNIYQLSLFLGIFIYQFTGSYLFNSMEYIIWVMAIYPKFSSFHCAHYFKS, from the coding sequence TTGATTTTCTTTTTCAATAAAGTACTGCTCCCTTTTGGGCTGCAATATTCTATTTTATTGACCCCTTTTTTTATTTACTACCTACACCAAAAAGACGGGCTTAACAAGCTTCGTTTGCCCTTTATCTTGCTTGGAATTTATTCCCTAATTCACCTTTGTATAGGAGTGGTCATCAAAGATTTCATGATCTCTACTACGATCATGGTCAGCCTAATTATATACGTTGCTACCTTTTTCCAATATTACAAATCATCCATCTACGTTGATGCCATCATCAAAAAATTGACGCAACTCAACTTTGGATTTACCTTACTAGCCTTACTCTCTCTTATTAGCAATCAATTTGTTGGTATTTTTTGGTATTTAGTGCCCTTTACAGCAGGTTATCAAGTTATCCCTAGGTTGAAATTATTTGAACTAGAGGCTTCTCATTATTCACTAATGCTTCTGCCGCTGTTCTTTTATTATTTTTGGTTGGTTTTAAAAAAATTAGATCGGACTAATGTTCTATTGTTTTTATCGCTTGCCTTAAGCTTGACGCTTTCTTTTTCTTTGGGAGTTATTGCGGTTGTGGTACTCTCCATTAGCTTAGTTTTATTAATCCATGCCCTGCGTTTTATACGTTTTAAGGCAACTAGAAATAAATTAGGTGGACTGATCCTAATCGCTGGGCTAGGGTTATTCTTGTTGTTTATTCTTTTTCCCGACAATCCTCTCCTATTTAGAATTCATAATATTTTGAGTGGAGCAGACACCTCAGGACGAGGGCGAACCTATGAAGCCTTTGAAATTGGATGGCAAGTACTTCAGGTCAATAATCCGTATTTTGGGATTGGCTTGGGACAATTTAAGATCATAGGTCGTGAAATTTTAATCTACTATTATCAATTTTCGGGAACGCCACAAGTAGCGAGATTGCCCAATTGCATGGCAGAAACCCTAGTTGTATATGGAGGAATTGGGTTTGCACTAAAACTATTGTTCCAATGCTTTTTGTTCCTTAAATTCAAGGTCTACAATAACATCTATCAATTGTCTCTTTTTCTAGGCATTTTTATTTATCAATTTACTGGAAGTTATCTATTCAACAGCATGGAATACATCATTTGGGTAATGGCGATCTACCCAAAATTCAGTTCATTTCATTGCGCACATTATTTCAAATCATGA
- a CDS encoding oligosaccharide flippase family protein: MNFKLLKSSKNLQNSIWNIIEVLLSPLILFISIPIFLEQLGAQEYGIWMFVNTVIVVMQAFNLGLNYSTYKHVSTSISNKAQQQIYDTLNTNLSLTVVIFFVGLFFCSLLSLSIYYLDWFVDPNTTKKRLILCLLIGAVILFTKLAEQILYNVYRAYENFKYVTVISVAIKIITVLGNIALAIFFQNIIYILCFTAITASLGLLINYRILHQFIPNYRYQFILSKSLVKHEINYSLYIWLQSIAIILTYQGDRLLVSYGFSLSVLSYYAIVSTIYNHIHMAFAAITAWIFPQIAKNQNNKQLIFDIYINSRNITAVLSIVLLCLFCLLSKPLFTIWLGTEHYMQIKDYLRWFSIFEFFFIFTIIPNYFLNASGNEKFSLKMVLSFTGLNMMGILLGFFFYQTTIAMLVGLVVTTIVGMYWYHLNIVIQFDSSKQQRQLKLLLLFTPSLLGSGTAFFDVLYLQLLAFALCLISLYFVFIRNPLTNFKLLLQ; encoded by the coding sequence ATGAATTTTAAGTTATTAAAGTCTTCCAAAAACTTACAAAATTCGATTTGGAACATCATAGAAGTCCTGCTTTCTCCCCTAATTTTATTTATATCAATTCCCATTTTTTTAGAACAACTAGGGGCACAAGAGTATGGGATTTGGATGTTTGTCAATACCGTTATTGTTGTCATGCAAGCCTTTAATTTGGGGTTAAACTATTCTACCTATAAGCATGTTTCCACTTCCATTAGCAACAAGGCACAACAGCAAATTTACGATACCCTAAATACCAATCTTTCGCTCACCGTAGTCATCTTTTTTGTGGGGTTATTTTTTTGTAGCCTACTGTCTCTTTCTATCTATTATTTAGATTGGTTTGTCGATCCTAACACCACCAAAAAACGGCTGATACTCTGTCTTCTAATTGGGGCAGTAATTTTATTCACGAAATTAGCAGAACAAATTCTATACAATGTCTATCGAGCTTATGAAAACTTTAAGTATGTAACGGTCATTAGTGTTGCCATCAAAATAATAACCGTCCTTGGTAATATTGCACTTGCTATATTTTTTCAAAATATTATTTACATTCTTTGTTTTACCGCCATCACCGCTAGTTTAGGCCTGTTGATCAACTATAGAATTTTACACCAATTCATTCCCAATTATCGCTACCAGTTTATACTATCCAAATCATTGGTTAAACATGAGATCAACTATTCGCTCTATATTTGGCTACAATCCATTGCCATCATCTTGACCTATCAAGGCGATCGTTTGTTGGTTTCCTATGGTTTTAGCCTAAGTGTTTTGTCCTATTATGCTATTGTGTCTACCATTTACAACCATATTCACATGGCATTTGCAGCCATTACAGCATGGATTTTTCCTCAAATTGCAAAAAATCAAAACAACAAGCAGTTAATTTTTGATATTTACATCAACTCTAGAAACATTACCGCCGTTCTTTCTATTGTACTACTTTGTCTATTCTGCCTACTTTCCAAACCTCTATTTACAATTTGGTTAGGAACAGAACATTATATGCAGATAAAAGACTATTTGAGATGGTTTTCTATCTTTGAATTTTTCTTTATTTTCACGATCATCCCCAATTATTTTTTAAATGCTTCAGGGAATGAGAAATTTAGTTTGAAAATGGTGCTCTCATTTACAGGATTAAATATGATGGGTATTTTGCTAGGTTTTTTCTTTTACCAAACCACTATTGCCATGTTAGTTGGCTTAGTAGTAACAACTATTGTAGGTATGTATTGGTACCATCTGAATATTGTCATCCAATTTGATTCGTCCAAGCAACAACGACAATTAAAATTATTGTTGTTGTTCACCCCTTCCCTTTTGGGCAGTGGAACCGCCTTTTTTGATGTATTGTATTTGCAATTATTAGCCTTTGCCCTCTGTCTTATTAGCCTTTATTTTGTATTTATTCGCAATCCACTTACTAATTTTAAATTATTACTACAATAA
- a CDS encoding bifunctional nuclease family protein, whose translation MKKIELEIVALSHSLAQTQNYAIVLGEQEGARRLPIVIGEFEAQAIAVAMEGMAPSRPMTHDLFKNALTGFNIEIKEVVINNLVDGIFYANLICILDGKQTEVDSRTSDALALAVRFGCPIYTFEFILEQAGIILEEETEKEVQRAKNRRTDRQPKTKTLDEQSVDELSKLLQNALESEDYEKAAKIRDELNKRNNS comes from the coding sequence ATGAAAAAAATAGAACTGGAAATAGTTGCTCTGTCTCATAGTTTAGCACAAACGCAAAATTATGCTATTGTATTAGGAGAGCAAGAAGGAGCAAGAAGGCTACCTATTGTTATTGGCGAGTTTGAAGCACAGGCAATTGCAGTTGCGATGGAAGGAATGGCCCCCAGTCGCCCTATGACACATGATTTATTTAAAAATGCCTTGACGGGCTTTAATATAGAAATAAAAGAAGTTGTCATTAACAACTTAGTAGATGGCATTTTTTATGCTAATCTAATCTGTATTCTAGATGGGAAACAAACAGAGGTAGATTCTAGAACATCAGATGCTTTAGCCCTAGCTGTTCGTTTTGGTTGTCCTATTTATACCTTTGAGTTTATTCTAGAACAAGCAGGAATTATTCTTGAAGAAGAAACCGAAAAAGAGGTGCAACGTGCCAAAAATAGACGTACAGATCGTCAACCTAAAACAAAAACGTTGGACGAACAATCCGTAGATGAACTCAGTAAATTACTACAGAATGCATTGGAATCTGAGGATTATGAAAAAGCAGCAAAAATTAGAGATGAGTTAAACAAACGAAATAATTCTTAA
- the coaE gene encoding dephospho-CoA kinase (Dephospho-CoA kinase (CoaE) performs the final step in coenzyme A biosynthesis.), whose product MLKVGITGGIGSGKSTVCRLFEKFGVPVYYADDRAKWLMNYQEDLKTKIQKEFGVGVYDEDGRLNREYLAGIVFNNKAKLETLNAIVHPAVFDDGKNWQEEQEALGVNYSLKEAALLFETGSYASLDKIIVVTAPEDMRIKRVMERDNTTEEAVRARMSKQMPQEEKVKKANYVIDNTAWESLRAQVSKIHEDLLYYAKRPNR is encoded by the coding sequence ATGTTGAAAGTAGGAATAACAGGAGGAATAGGCAGTGGAAAATCAACCGTTTGCCGCTTATTTGAAAAGTTTGGAGTACCTGTTTATTATGCGGATGATCGTGCTAAATGGCTCATGAATTATCAAGAAGACCTAAAAACAAAAATCCAAAAGGAATTTGGTGTAGGAGTCTATGATGAGGACGGGCGTTTAAATAGAGAATATTTGGCAGGAATTGTTTTTAATAATAAAGCAAAATTAGAAACCTTAAATGCTATTGTCCATCCTGCGGTTTTTGACGATGGAAAAAATTGGCAAGAGGAGCAGGAGGCTTTGGGGGTAAATTATTCTCTAAAAGAGGCTGCTCTGTTGTTCGAAACTGGTTCTTATGCTTCACTGGATAAAATTATTGTTGTTACCGCCCCTGAAGATATGCGCATTAAGCGAGTAATGGAACGAGACAATACGACAGAAGAGGCGGTACGAGCGAGAATGAGCAAGCAAATGCCACAAGAAGAAAAAGTAAAAAAAGCAAATTATGTAATTGATAATACGGCATGGGAGAGTTTAAGGGCTCAGGTTTCTAAGATTCATGAAGATTTACTCTATTATGCCAAACGACCCAATCGATAA
- a CDS encoding NAD(P)/FAD-dependent oxidoreductase produces the protein MHDYIIVGQGIAGTLVAHFLQKKQQTLVVIDHKHHQASSMVAAGLINPITGRNFVKSWRIDELIPFAIQTYRELEQELDIPILSLRSVAMLFGSIKTENDWLVRSGNPDLTNYIAPTFDLSFYTDFLAELQNGVEFQQAGRVHLKALVLAYQQQLEKTQTYLTEQFDYSQLEIRDNCVAYKGLVARRIIFAEGFQAIHNPYFNYLPFAPAKGDILIVKIPNYPAPNKLVKHGVFIIHLEKDLYWIGSTYNRDYKTTAPLPKAQKSLEERLRRILKLPFEVVQHLAAVRPTVRDRRPFIGQHPLFPMLYLFNGMGAKGSYLSPFFAAEFVAYLEDHQALDAEININRYANYFEQ, from the coding sequence ATGCACGATTATATCATAGTAGGTCAAGGAATCGCAGGAACCTTAGTCGCTCATTTTTTGCAAAAAAAGCAACAAACGCTAGTCGTTATTGACCACAAACACCATCAAGCCTCCTCTATGGTTGCAGCAGGCCTAATCAATCCCATAACAGGGCGTAACTTTGTTAAAAGCTGGCGAATAGATGAATTGATTCCATTTGCCATACAAACCTATCGTGAATTAGAACAAGAACTAGACATTCCTATTTTATCGCTTCGTTCTGTAGCCATGTTATTTGGTTCTATCAAAACAGAAAACGATTGGTTAGTTCGTTCGGGCAACCCAGACCTGACCAATTATATTGCTCCTACTTTTGATCTTAGTTTTTATACTGATTTTTTAGCCGAATTGCAAAATGGGGTAGAATTTCAGCAAGCGGGGCGTGTCCATCTTAAAGCATTGGTCTTAGCTTATCAACAACAATTGGAAAAAACACAAACCTATTTAACAGAGCAATTTGATTATAGCCAATTGGAAATTAGAGACAATTGTGTCGCCTACAAAGGGCTTGTTGCTCGACGAATTATTTTTGCGGAAGGATTTCAAGCTATTCATAACCCATATTTTAATTACCTTCCCTTTGCTCCTGCCAAAGGCGATATTTTAATTGTAAAAATCCCCAACTATCCTGCACCCAACAAACTCGTTAAACATGGTGTTTTTATCATTCATTTAGAAAAAGACCTTTATTGGATTGGAAGCACTTACAATAGAGATTATAAAACAACTGCCCCACTTCCCAAAGCTCAAAAAAGCCTAGAAGAACGTTTGCGACGAATTCTTAAGCTCCCTTTTGAAGTGGTTCAACACCTTGCGGCTGTCCGTCCAACCGTTCGAGATCGCCGTCCTTTTATTGGTCAACACCCTTTATTTCCAATGCTCTATTTATTTAATGGGATGGGAGCAAAAGGCTCCTATTTAAGTCCTTTTTTTGCTGCTGAATTTGTTGCCTATTTAGAAGACCATCAAGCCTTGGATGCTGAGATTAACATTAATCGTTATGCCAACTATTTTGAGCAATGA
- a CDS encoding sialidase family protein, which yields MIQVVFLLFVVMTSTYAQKNPHKNITIGTSYEPNEPTIAIHPKDPNILLGGSNIFNLYRSEDGGKSWEEKTLRSTYGVWGDPVIIADTAGNFYFFHLSNPEDGNWIDRIVCQKTEDNGKSWTNGSYMGLNGTKAQDKHWAVVDPRTNYIYVTWTQFDKYGSTNPNDKSSIMFSMSKDEAKTWTTAKKINEVDGDCIDSDNTTEGAVPAIGPNGELYVAWAGPQGLVFDRSLDGGKTWLDKDVLVDPMPSGWDYAVPGIYRCNGLPITACDISGGAHNGTVYINWTDQRNGADDTDVWLAKSEDQGKTWSKPIRVNNDKPGNQQFFTWMTVDQTTGYLYFVFYDRRGLKGEQTNVYMARSIDGGQTFVNFKINDKPFYPNKGIFFGDYNNIAVQGDVIRPIWTRLDDMQLSIKTAIVDITAIPDKNSQVANVTTPELEDTTKTAVSPLDPNTLFISFKIPKKSKLTLHLYNEKGRRLKPIFRCKSFEFGKHIEKLNIPDLKLKKGNYTYQLKHKRKILKERKFEVL from the coding sequence ATGATACAAGTAGTTTTCTTGTTGTTCGTGGTCATGACAAGTACTTATGCTCAAAAAAATCCGCATAAGAACATTACCATTGGAACATCTTATGAGCCCAATGAACCAACAATTGCCATTCACCCTAAAGATCCTAATATTTTGTTAGGAGGTTCCAATATTTTTAATCTTTATCGTTCTGAAGATGGGGGCAAATCTTGGGAGGAAAAAACGCTACGTTCTACTTATGGGGTTTGGGGAGATCCAGTTATTATAGCGGATACCGCTGGAAATTTTTACTTTTTTCATTTGTCTAATCCTGAAGACGGCAATTGGATTGATCGTATTGTTTGCCAAAAAACAGAGGACAATGGTAAAAGTTGGACCAATGGTTCTTATATGGGGCTAAATGGTACCAAGGCACAAGACAAACATTGGGCAGTCGTTGATCCTAGAACCAATTATATTTATGTAACGTGGACGCAATTTGACAAATATGGCAGTACGAACCCCAACGATAAAAGTTCTATTATGTTTTCTATGTCCAAAGATGAGGCAAAAACATGGACAACTGCCAAAAAAATTAATGAGGTGGATGGAGATTGTATAGATAGTGATAATACAACAGAGGGAGCCGTGCCTGCAATTGGCCCTAATGGTGAACTTTATGTGGCTTGGGCAGGTCCTCAAGGCTTGGTTTTTGATCGTTCTTTGGATGGTGGAAAAACTTGGTTGGACAAGGATGTCTTGGTTGATCCAATGCCTAGTGGTTGGGATTATGCTGTTCCTGGAATTTACCGCTGCAACGGGTTACCAATAACTGCTTGTGATATTAGTGGAGGGGCACACAATGGAACAGTTTATATTAATTGGACGGATCAACGGAATGGGGCAGACGACACAGATGTTTGGTTGGCTAAGTCTGAAGATCAAGGGAAAACGTGGTCAAAACCTATTCGGGTGAACAATGATAAGCCTGGTAATCAGCAATTTTTTACATGGATGACGGTTGACCAGACCACAGGTTATTTATACTTTGTTTTTTATGATCGTCGGGGACTTAAAGGAGAACAGACAAATGTGTACATGGCACGTTCTATCGATGGTGGTCAAACTTTTGTTAATTTTAAGATCAATGACAAACCATTTTATCCCAATAAGGGCATCTTTTTTGGCGATTACAACAACATTGCTGTACAAGGCGATGTCATTCGACCAATTTGGACACGTTTAGATGATATGCAGTTGAGTATCAAAACGGCTATTGTTGACATAACAGCAATCCCTGATAAAAACAGCCAAGTTGCTAATGTTACGACTCCAGAATTGGAAGATACCACAAAAACAGCTGTTTCACCATTAGATCCCAATACGTTATTTATTTCTTTCAAAATTCCTAAGAAAAGCAAATTGACCTTGCATCTTTATAATGAAAAGGGCAGACGATTAAAACCCATTTTTAGATGCAAAAGCTTTGAATTTGGTAAACACATCGAAAAATTGAACATTCCAGACCTAAAGCTTAAAAAAGGTAACTATACTTATCAATTAAAACACAAAAGAAAGATACTAAAAGAACGAAAGTTTGAAGTCTTATAA
- a CDS encoding SDR family oxidoreductase, with translation MIDKNTPVLVTGGSGYIASWVVKKLLEQGYLVNATVRNKSKIEKVDHLLKLQTEFPQRLKLYEADLLKKGSFEKAMEGCELVIHMASPFKINVKDAQKELVDPALEGTRNILNQVNATPSVKRVVLTSSVVAIYGDAADAVLTKNGIFTEEYWNTSSSLKHQPYSYSKTLAEQEAWKLQKAQQRWDLVVINPSFVMGPSLSNRKDGESTDFMIQMLSGNFKTGVPNMTFGLVDVRDVAEAHILAGTKASASGRHITCNRSHTMLEIAKILKQEFGTKFKLPSSELPKFLLYIVGPLMGGLSWKFISGNVGFPLNFDNSYSQKDLGLTYRKIAETLKDHADQLIESGHVKLT, from the coding sequence ATGATTGATAAAAATACACCTGTATTAGTGACTGGAGGAAGTGGTTATATTGCTTCTTGGGTCGTCAAAAAATTACTCGAACAAGGTTATCTTGTTAATGCGACTGTTCGCAACAAATCAAAAATTGAAAAAGTTGACCATCTGCTAAAATTGCAAACGGAGTTTCCTCAACGATTAAAATTATATGAAGCCGACTTATTAAAAAAGGGCTCTTTTGAAAAAGCAATGGAAGGCTGTGAATTGGTCATTCATATGGCCTCTCCTTTTAAAATTAATGTAAAAGATGCTCAAAAGGAATTGGTCGATCCTGCTTTGGAGGGAACCCGCAATATTCTCAATCAGGTGAATGCTACGCCAAGTGTCAAACGGGTTGTATTAACGTCTAGTGTGGTCGCTATTTATGGTGATGCAGCAGATGCAGTTCTTACCAAAAATGGCATTTTTACAGAGGAATATTGGAATACCTCTAGTTCTTTAAAACATCAGCCTTATAGTTATTCAAAAACATTGGCGGAACAAGAAGCTTGGAAGTTACAAAAGGCACAACAGCGTTGGGATTTAGTCGTCATTAATCCTTCTTTTGTGATGGGACCTTCTCTGAGCAATAGAAAGGATGGAGAGAGTACGGATTTTATGATTCAAATGCTTTCAGGAAATTTCAAAACGGGAGTGCCTAATATGACTTTTGGCTTGGTGGATGTTCGAGATGTTGCAGAAGCCCATATTTTGGCGGGGACTAAAGCCTCGGCTTCGGGGCGTCATATCACTTGCAATCGTTCCCATACTATGTTGGAAATAGCGAAAATTCTTAAACAAGAATTTGGCACTAAATTTAAGTTGCCATCTAGTGAATTGCCTAAGTTTTTGCTCTATATCGTTGGTCCTTTAATGGGAGGTTTGTCTTGGAAGTTTATTAGTGGAAACGTTGGTTTTCCTTTAAATTTTGATAACAGTTATAGCCAAAAAGATCTAGGGCTTACGTACAGAAAGATTGCAGAAACCCTGAAAGATCATGCAGATCAATTGATAGAAAGTGGACACGTTAAGCTGACTTAA
- a CDS encoding prephenate dehydratase — protein sequence MKHNYYQNSKASAIKKVAIQGIRGAFHEEAARQWFESEAIEIVPTLLFKDMVKAVAAKEIEHAVIAIENTISGTIHQNLRLLSSYPVEICGEISLRIRQNLGVLPGTSLKDLTEVRSHYMAINQCRRYFKEHPQIKLVEDIDTALSAKTIAQQQLKTVGAIGSLQAMDFYGLEVIGRSIETDKHNYTRFFVLAPKSEKRPTEGYNKVTISAVLPHKAGSLNRLLTFFQLEAINLSKLESITIVGQPYRYRFIMDLEFERGYNFENQLEQLQKLTCSYKILGYYNSNNQ from the coding sequence ATGAAACACAACTATTATCAGAACAGCAAAGCCTCTGCCATCAAAAAAGTAGCCATACAAGGTATAAGAGGAGCATTTCACGAAGAAGCTGCAAGGCAGTGGTTTGAATCGGAGGCGATTGAAATTGTTCCAACTTTGTTGTTTAAGGACATGGTTAAGGCGGTAGCAGCAAAAGAAATTGAGCATGCAGTAATTGCCATAGAAAACACCATTTCAGGAACCATCCACCAAAATCTTCGTCTATTGTCCAGTTATCCTGTAGAAATTTGCGGTGAAATTAGCTTGCGAATTAGGCAAAATTTGGGCGTGTTACCAGGCACAAGCCTAAAAGATCTAACAGAAGTGCGCTCGCATTATATGGCTATTAATCAGTGCCGAAGATATTTTAAGGAACATCCTCAAATCAAGTTGGTGGAGGATATTGATACTGCACTTAGTGCTAAAACCATTGCTCAACAACAATTAAAAACAGTTGGAGCGATAGGGAGTTTACAAGCAATGGATTTTTATGGTTTGGAAGTTATTGGAAGAAGTATAGAGACCGATAAACACAATTATACACGTTTTTTTGTATTGGCGCCTAAGTCCGAAAAAAGACCTACAGAGGGATATAACAAAGTGACGATTAGTGCTGTTTTGCCACATAAAGCAGGGAGCCTAAATCGGTTGTTGACCTTTTTCCAATTAGAGGCTATCAACCTTAGCAAGTTAGAATCTATCACCATTGTTGGGCAGCCGTATCGATATCGATTTATTATGGATTTGGAATTTGAGCGTGGTTACAATTTTGAAAATCAATTGGAACAACTACAAAAGCTCACTTGCAGTTATAAAATATTAGGATATTATAATAGTAACAATCAATAG
- a CDS encoding pyridoxal phosphate-dependent aminotransferase: MKVASRVLSIEAYFFAKKLAEIKELKTKGKPIINLGIGSPDLEPHQKVRQALQVATEKKGSYQYQSYRGIDDLRIAIAKWYQKIYKVKLDEKHEVLPLMGSKEGINYISLAYLEAGDKVLVPNPGYPAYAAAARIAGAKAVYYDLKADKNWYPDFEQLEQLVDEDCKMIWVNYPNMPTTQAASMDVFEQLLNFAKKHQLLLCNDNPYSLISSSSPKSLLSLPNAKDVAVELNSLSKSHNMAGARLGMLVGRQTIISDIFKVYSNFSSGMFLPIQKAAIEALELDASWYKMLNKFYMERRQLAQAILADLGCQYNPRGAGLFVWGKIPSAFSDCHELSDQLLYKANVFVTPGSIFGSNGSQYIRISLCASLEELTEAKQRIKQHLNLPLVR, from the coding sequence ATGAAAGTTGCATCAAGGGTTTTATCAATAGAAGCTTACTTTTTTGCTAAAAAATTAGCAGAAATAAAGGAATTAAAAACAAAGGGAAAACCAATTATCAATTTGGGGATTGGGAGCCCTGATTTAGAGCCACACCAAAAAGTACGTCAAGCACTTCAAGTAGCGACAGAAAAAAAAGGAAGTTATCAATACCAATCGTATCGAGGAATTGATGATCTGAGAATAGCGATCGCCAAGTGGTATCAAAAGATATACAAGGTTAAGTTGGATGAAAAGCATGAAGTCTTGCCTTTGATGGGATCTAAAGAAGGGATTAACTACATTTCTTTGGCTTATCTGGAAGCAGGGGATAAGGTATTGGTGCCCAATCCTGGATATCCAGCTTATGCTGCTGCTGCTAGGATAGCTGGGGCAAAGGCGGTTTATTATGATTTAAAAGCGGATAAAAACTGGTATCCTGATTTTGAGCAATTGGAGCAGTTGGTGGATGAAGATTGTAAGATGATTTGGGTCAATTATCCTAATATGCCAACGACCCAAGCGGCTTCTATGGACGTTTTTGAGCAGTTATTAAATTTTGCCAAAAAACACCAATTACTATTGTGTAATGACAATCCTTATAGTCTCATTTCATCTAGTTCTCCTAAGAGCTTGTTGAGTTTGCCAAATGCCAAAGACGTTGCGGTCGAACTTAATTCATTGAGCAAATCTCATAATATGGCAGGAGCTCGATTGGGGATGCTAGTAGGGCGACAAACGATTATAAGTGACATTTTTAAGGTCTATAGTAATTTTAGTTCAGGTATGTTTTTACCCATTCAAAAAGCAGCCATAGAGGCATTGGAATTGGATGCCTCTTGGTACAAAATGCTCAATAAATTTTATATGGAACGCAGGCAGCTAGCACAAGCTATTTTAGCGGATTTGGGTTGCCAGTATAACCCTAGGGGAGCGGGACTATTTGTTTGGGGCAAAATCCCTTCAGCATTTAGCGATTGCCATGAGCTCTCGGATCAGTTGCTTTATAAGGCCAATGTATTTGTTACACCAGGAAGCATTTTTGGTAGCAATGGCAGTCAGTATATCCGTATTTCTTTATGTGCTTCTTTAGAAGAATTAACAGAGGCAAAACAACGAATTAAACAACATCTTAACCTACCATTAGTTCGGTGA